One genomic window of Manihot esculenta cultivar AM560-2 chromosome 16, M.esculenta_v8, whole genome shotgun sequence includes the following:
- the LOC110602946 gene encoding protein phosphatase 2C and cyclic nucleotide-binding/kinase domain-containing protein isoform X3 produces MGCVYSRACIGEVCVPRDPRIKHQQQQSQTLQAPQNARGTGLPAFSPASTSPETETRDQVNQLSVTRDPELGITRLSRVSSQFLPPDGSRTVKVPSGNYELRYSYLSQRGYYPDALDKANQDSFCIHTPFGSSPDDHFFGVFDGHGEFGAQCSQFVKRKLCENLLRSTKFHVDAVEACHSAFLTTNSQLHADSVDDSMSGTTAITVLVRGRSIYVANSGDSRAVIAERRGKEIAAIDLSIDQTPFRADELERVKLCGARVLTLDQIEGLKNPDVQCWGTEEGDDDGDPPRLWVPNGMYPGTAFTRSIGDSIAETIGVVSNPEIVVFELTPHHPFFVLASDGVFEFLSSQAVVEMVEKYKDPRDACAAIVAESYRLWLQYETRTDDITVIVVHVDGLTDSVVSQSTGPDSVLRAPIPQVVEVAGSESPATFSWNSRNHRVRHDISRARLRAIESSLENGKIWVPPSPAHRKTWEEEAHIERALHDHFLFRKLTDSQCHVLLDCMQRVEVQPGEVVVKQGGEGDCFYVVGSGEFEVFATQEEKNGEVPKVLQRYTAEKLSSFGELALMYNKPLQASVRAVTSGTLWALKREDFRGILMSEFSNLSSLKLLRTVDLLSRLTILQLSHIADSLSEVSFSDGQTVVDGNEVSSALYIIQRGQVRLTFDAHILGSPNVGSLKSDNQKEDNNPISGKMLSLVKTEGSYFGEWALLGEHIGSLSAIAVGDCTCSILTKEKFDSVVGPLTKLSQDVEKYH; encoded by the exons ATGGGTTGCGTCTACTCTAGAGCATGTATAGGCGAGGTCTGTGTACCCAGAGACCCCAGAATCAAGCACCAACAACAACAGTCCCAGACGCTGCAGGCTCCTCAAAATGCCAGAGGGACCGGTTTGCCTGCCTTCTCTCCGGCATCGACTTCGCCGGAAACAGAAACCCGTGACCAAGTTAACCAGTTGAGCGTGACTCGAGACCCTGAACTTGGCATCACTAGACTTTCTAGGGTTTCCTCTCAGTTCCTCCCTCCAGATGGATCTAGGACAGTCAAGGTTCCATCGGGTAACTACGAGTTGAGATACTCCTACCTGTCGCAGCGAGGTTATTACCCCGATGCACTGGATAAGGCTAACCAGGACAGTTTCTGTATTCACACACCTTTTGGGTCGAGTCCAGATGATCATTTCTTTGGGGTCTTTGATGGGCATGGAGAATTTGGGGCTCAGTGTTCCCAATTCGTGAAGCGGAAGTTGTGCGAGAATCTGCTGAGGAGCACCAAGTTTCACGTAGACGCCGTGGAGGCTTGCCATTCGGCGTTTTTGACTACCAATTCGCAGTTGCACGCCGATAGTGTGGATGATAGCATGAGCGGGACTACGGCGATCACGGTGTTGGTCAGGGGAAGGAGTATTTACGTAGCCAATTCGGGAGATTCTAGAGCGGTTATAGCCGAGCGGAGAGGGAAGGAGATTGCTGCTATTGATTTGTCCATTGATCAAACTCCTTTTAGAGCTGATGAGCTTGAGAGGGTAAAGCTTTGTGGGGCTAGGGTGCTTACTTTGGATCAGATTGAGGGTTTAAAGAATCCAGACGTGCAGTGTTGGGGAACTGAGGAGGGTGATGATGATGGCGATCCTCCGAGATTGTGGGTCCCAAATGGGATGTACCCCGGAACTGCGTTTACGAGGAGTATTGGAGATTCCATTGCTGAGACAATTGGAGTTGTGTCTAATCCTGAAATCGTTGTTTTTGAGCTTACCCCTCATCATCCTTTCTTTGTGCTTGCTAGTGATGGTGTTTTTGAGTTCCTCTCAAGCCAAGCTGTGGTTGAGATG gttgaaaaatataaagatcCACGAGATGCTTGTGCTGCAATTGTAGCTGAATCTTATAGACTTTGGCTACAGTATGAAACTCGTACTGATGACATCACTGTGATAGTTGTGCATGTTGATGGACTAACTGAT agCGTGGTCAGTCAATCAACAGGTCCAGATTCTGTCTTACGGGCCCCTATTCCTCAAGTTGTAGAGGTGGCAGGGTCAGAATCTCCTGCAACCTTTAGCTGGAACTCTAGGAACCATCGTGTAAGGCATGATATATCTCGGGCACGGCTTCGTGCCATTGAGAGCTCACTTGAGAATGGGAAGATTTGGGTTCCTCCCTCTCCAGCCCATAGGAAAACCTGGGAAGAAGAA GCACACATTGAGAGGGCATTGCATGACCACTTCCTTTTCAGAAAGCTTACTGATTCTCAGTGCCATGTTCTGTTGGATTGCATGCAAAGAGTTGAAGTCCAGCCGGGAGAAGTTGTAGTTAAACAG GGTGGTGAAGGTGATTGCTTTTATGTTGTTGGCAGTGGAGAATTTGAGGTTTTTGCTACGCAG GAAGAGAAAAATGGAGAGGTGCCAAAGGTTTTGCAGCGATATACAGCAGAGAAGTTATCATCCTTTGGAGAGCTGGCACTTAT GTACAATAAGCCACTCCAGGCTTCTGTCCGTGCCGTGACAAGTGGAACATTATGGGCTTTAAAGAGAGAAGATTTTCGTGGAATTCTGATGTCAGAATTTTCTAATTTGTCATCCCTGAAGTTGCTACGAACTGTGGATCTTCTTTCCAGATTGACAATCTTGCAGCTCAGTCACATTGCAGATTCTCTTTCTGAAGTTTCCTTCTCAGATGGACAGACAGTAGTTGATGGG AATGAGGTGTCTTCTGCATTGTACATCATCCAGAGGGGACAAGTAAGACTCACTTTTGATGCACACATATTAGGTAGTCCAAATGTTGGAAGTTTGAAGTCTGACAATCAAAAAGAGGATAATAATCCAATTAGTGGCAAAATGCTGTCATTGGTTAAGACAGAGGGAAGCTATTTTGGTGAGTGGGCACTTCTGGGTGAACATATTGGTTCACTAAGTGCAATTGCTGTGGGTGATTGCACGTGTTCCATCTTGACGAAGGAAAAATTTGATTCAGTTGTTGGCCCTTTGACAAAGCTTTCACAGGATGTTGAAAA ATATCATTGA
- the LOC110602946 gene encoding protein phosphatase 2C and cyclic nucleotide-binding/kinase domain-containing protein isoform X1, giving the protein MGCVYSRACIGEVCVPRDPRIKHQQQQSQTLQAPQNARGTGLPAFSPASTSPETETRDQVNQLSVTRDPELGITRLSRVSSQFLPPDGSRTVKVPSGNYELRYSYLSQRGYYPDALDKANQDSFCIHTPFGSSPDDHFFGVFDGHGEFGAQCSQFVKRKLCENLLRSTKFHVDAVEACHSAFLTTNSQLHADSVDDSMSGTTAITVLVRGRSIYVANSGDSRAVIAERRGKEIAAIDLSIDQTPFRADELERVKLCGARVLTLDQIEGLKNPDVQCWGTEEGDDDGDPPRLWVPNGMYPGTAFTRSIGDSIAETIGVVSNPEIVVFELTPHHPFFVLASDGVFEFLSSQAVVEMVEKYKDPRDACAAIVAESYRLWLQYETRTDDITVIVVHVDGLTDSVVSQSTGPDSVLRAPIPQVVEVAGSESPATFSWNSRNHRVRHDISRARLRAIESSLENGKIWVPPSPAHRKTWEEEAHIERALHDHFLFRKLTDSQCHVLLDCMQRVEVQPGEVVVKQGGEGDCFYVVGSGEFEVFATQEEKNGEVPKVLQRYTAEKLSSFGELALMYNKPLQASVRAVTSGTLWALKREDFRGILMSEFSNLSSLKLLRTVDLLSRLTILQLSHIADSLSEVSFSDGQTVVDGNEVSSALYIIQRGQVRLTFDAHILGSPNVGSLKSDNQKEDNNPISGKMLSLVKTEGSYFGEWALLGEHIGSLSAIAVGDCTCSILTKEKFDSVVGPLTKLSQDVEKSRGSSSDFSKESMESTDIPAPLKVCLFDLEWRTCLYSTDCSEIGLVLLKDTENLFSLKRFSKQKVKRLGKEAQVLKEKNLIKSLNPSACVPQVLCTCADRTHAGILLNACLACPLASILHTALDESSARFCAASVVIALEDLHKNGVLYRGVSPDVLMLDQTGFLQLVDFRFGKKLSGERTFTICGMADSLAPEIVQGKGHGLPADWWALGVLIYFMLQGEMPFGSWRESELDTYAKVAKGQLTLPPTFSPEAADLITKLLEVDEDKRLGCLGADSVKNHPWFAGTDWKGIRDRSLPVPDDITVRVNQHLESHYEDRTVPLASPSRDIGDLNVPEWLDDW; this is encoded by the exons ATGGGTTGCGTCTACTCTAGAGCATGTATAGGCGAGGTCTGTGTACCCAGAGACCCCAGAATCAAGCACCAACAACAACAGTCCCAGACGCTGCAGGCTCCTCAAAATGCCAGAGGGACCGGTTTGCCTGCCTTCTCTCCGGCATCGACTTCGCCGGAAACAGAAACCCGTGACCAAGTTAACCAGTTGAGCGTGACTCGAGACCCTGAACTTGGCATCACTAGACTTTCTAGGGTTTCCTCTCAGTTCCTCCCTCCAGATGGATCTAGGACAGTCAAGGTTCCATCGGGTAACTACGAGTTGAGATACTCCTACCTGTCGCAGCGAGGTTATTACCCCGATGCACTGGATAAGGCTAACCAGGACAGTTTCTGTATTCACACACCTTTTGGGTCGAGTCCAGATGATCATTTCTTTGGGGTCTTTGATGGGCATGGAGAATTTGGGGCTCAGTGTTCCCAATTCGTGAAGCGGAAGTTGTGCGAGAATCTGCTGAGGAGCACCAAGTTTCACGTAGACGCCGTGGAGGCTTGCCATTCGGCGTTTTTGACTACCAATTCGCAGTTGCACGCCGATAGTGTGGATGATAGCATGAGCGGGACTACGGCGATCACGGTGTTGGTCAGGGGAAGGAGTATTTACGTAGCCAATTCGGGAGATTCTAGAGCGGTTATAGCCGAGCGGAGAGGGAAGGAGATTGCTGCTATTGATTTGTCCATTGATCAAACTCCTTTTAGAGCTGATGAGCTTGAGAGGGTAAAGCTTTGTGGGGCTAGGGTGCTTACTTTGGATCAGATTGAGGGTTTAAAGAATCCAGACGTGCAGTGTTGGGGAACTGAGGAGGGTGATGATGATGGCGATCCTCCGAGATTGTGGGTCCCAAATGGGATGTACCCCGGAACTGCGTTTACGAGGAGTATTGGAGATTCCATTGCTGAGACAATTGGAGTTGTGTCTAATCCTGAAATCGTTGTTTTTGAGCTTACCCCTCATCATCCTTTCTTTGTGCTTGCTAGTGATGGTGTTTTTGAGTTCCTCTCAAGCCAAGCTGTGGTTGAGATG gttgaaaaatataaagatcCACGAGATGCTTGTGCTGCAATTGTAGCTGAATCTTATAGACTTTGGCTACAGTATGAAACTCGTACTGATGACATCACTGTGATAGTTGTGCATGTTGATGGACTAACTGAT agCGTGGTCAGTCAATCAACAGGTCCAGATTCTGTCTTACGGGCCCCTATTCCTCAAGTTGTAGAGGTGGCAGGGTCAGAATCTCCTGCAACCTTTAGCTGGAACTCTAGGAACCATCGTGTAAGGCATGATATATCTCGGGCACGGCTTCGTGCCATTGAGAGCTCACTTGAGAATGGGAAGATTTGGGTTCCTCCCTCTCCAGCCCATAGGAAAACCTGGGAAGAAGAA GCACACATTGAGAGGGCATTGCATGACCACTTCCTTTTCAGAAAGCTTACTGATTCTCAGTGCCATGTTCTGTTGGATTGCATGCAAAGAGTTGAAGTCCAGCCGGGAGAAGTTGTAGTTAAACAG GGTGGTGAAGGTGATTGCTTTTATGTTGTTGGCAGTGGAGAATTTGAGGTTTTTGCTACGCAG GAAGAGAAAAATGGAGAGGTGCCAAAGGTTTTGCAGCGATATACAGCAGAGAAGTTATCATCCTTTGGAGAGCTGGCACTTAT GTACAATAAGCCACTCCAGGCTTCTGTCCGTGCCGTGACAAGTGGAACATTATGGGCTTTAAAGAGAGAAGATTTTCGTGGAATTCTGATGTCAGAATTTTCTAATTTGTCATCCCTGAAGTTGCTACGAACTGTGGATCTTCTTTCCAGATTGACAATCTTGCAGCTCAGTCACATTGCAGATTCTCTTTCTGAAGTTTCCTTCTCAGATGGACAGACAGTAGTTGATGGG AATGAGGTGTCTTCTGCATTGTACATCATCCAGAGGGGACAAGTAAGACTCACTTTTGATGCACACATATTAGGTAGTCCAAATGTTGGAAGTTTGAAGTCTGACAATCAAAAAGAGGATAATAATCCAATTAGTGGCAAAATGCTGTCATTGGTTAAGACAGAGGGAAGCTATTTTGGTGAGTGGGCACTTCTGGGTGAACATATTGGTTCACTAAGTGCAATTGCTGTGGGTGATTGCACGTGTTCCATCTTGACGAAGGAAAAATTTGATTCAGTTGTTGGCCCTTTGACAAAGCTTTCACAGGATGTTGAAAA GTCAAGGGGCTCATCGTCAGATTTTTCCAAGGAATCCATGGAAAGTACTGATATTCCAGCTCCTCTCAAAGTTTGCCTCTTTGATCTG GAATGGAGGACTTGTTTGTATAGCACTGACTGCAGTGAGATTGGACTTGTACTTTTGAAGGACACAG AAAATTTGTTTAGTTTGAAAAGGTTTTCAAAGCAGAAGGTCAAGAGATTGGGAAAGGAGGCACAAGTTCTGAAAGAGAAGAATCTAATAAAGAGTCTGAATCCTTCAGCTTGTGTGCCTCAGGTTCTATGTACTTGTGCAGATAGAACACATGCAGGCATATTGTTGAATGCGTGCTTAGCTTGCCCTTTGGCCTCAATTCTTCACACTGCACTAGATGAATCATCTGCACGGTTTTGTGCTGCCTCTGTTGTTATCGCCTTGGAAGATTTACACAAG AATGGAGTTCTCTACAGAGGTGTGTCCCCTGATGTCTTAATGTTGGACCAAACTGGATTTTTACAG CTAGTAGACTTCAGATTTGGGAAAAAGTTGTCTGGCGAGAGAACCTTTACAATTTGTGGAATGGCTGATTCTTTAGCTCCAGAGATAGTCCAGGGAAAAGGGCATGGTCTTCCTGCTGACTG GTGGGCGCTGGGAGTCTTGATCTACTTCATGCTGCAAGGTGAAATGCCATTTGGGTCATGGAGGGAAAGTGAGCTCGATACATATGCGAAGGTTGCAAAAGGACAACTAACACTTCCTCCTACTTTCAGCCCTGAAGCAGCAGATCTTATCACAAAG TTGCTTGAAGTTGATGAAGATAAAAGACTTGGATGCCTAGGTGCTGATTCTGTCAAAAATCATCCATGGTTTGCTGGTACTGACTGGAAGGGGATTAGAGATAGAAGCTTACCTGTTCCTGATGATATAACAGTTCGAGTTAACCAACATTTGGAAAGTCATTACGAGGACCGTACTGTTCCATTAGCCTCTCCATCCCGAGATATCGGTGATCTTAATGTACCTGAATGGCTTGACGACTGGTAG
- the LOC110602947 gene encoding E3 ubiquitin-protein ligase ATL42, which translates to MNRLGLQFLHLLFVLKIFSVKAQFNPVTDEASSQDSVSNFRPSLAVVIGILCIMFFLTFILLVYAKFCRGSGASVQGALQNLPALVRSTSQYSGVDKTVIESLPFFRFSSLKGSKNGLECVVCLSKFEDIEVLRLLPKCKHAFHINCVDQWLEKHSSCPLCRCKVSAEDPAIFSYSNSMRFYGNQSDHQEDSNVELFVQREETHQGSSRFSIGSSFRKVDKFNNKDEEALIRQEADGSDDDQKILHKFNHKIIISDVVLKNRWSSVSSSDLMFLNSEMLQDMSSNRFSSLDWKNNEQFTTAKAIEDKQIMKIKEQMEMKRLFENKVRTIDYYTADSFPGHPSTSDSNAISSHSIMNSAERRSVSEITALSRFRNLSIRNTIRESFSGENNRYEERQRRLWLPIARRTVQWFANRERRSQPTKNTTQTLDV; encoded by the coding sequence ATGAATCGATTAGGTTTGCAGTTCCTGCATCTGCTTTTTGTGTTAAAAATCTTCTCTGTTAAAGCACAATTTAATCCAGTCACAGATGAAGCATCTTCACAAGATAGTGTCTCGAATTTCCGACCGAGTCTTGCTGTTGTTATAGGAATACTCTGCATCATGTTTTTTCTGACATTTATCCTCCTTGTCTATGCCAAATTCTGCCGGGGATCAGGAGCTTCTGTTCAAGGTGCTTTGCAGAATCTTCCTGCACTTGTTCGATCAACTTCACAATATTCTGGAGTTGATAAGACAGTGATAGAGTCGCTTCCTTTCTTCAGATTCTCCTCTTTGAAAGGATCAAAGAATGGACTTGAATGTGTTGTCTGCCTGTCGAAATTCGAAGATATTGAAGTTCTTCGTTTGCTGCCCAAATGCAAACATGCCTTTCACATTAACTGTGTTGATCAATGGCTTGAAAAACATTCAAGTTGCCCTCTTTGCAGGTGCAAGGTCAGCGCTGAAGACCCAGCAATCTTCTCATATTCAAATAGCATGCGATTCTATGGAAATCAATCAGATCATCAAGAGGACTCAAATGTAGAGTTATTTGTCCAGAGAGAAGAAACCCATCAAGGATCTTCAAGATTTAGCATTGGAAGCAGCTTCAGAAAAGTTGACAAGTTTAACAACAAGGATGAAGAAGCATTAATCCGACAAGAAGCTGATGGTTCTGATGATGATCAGAAGATCTTACATAAGTTTAATCACAAGATTATTATATCCGATGTTGTCCTAAAAAATAGATGGAGCAGTGTGAGTTCTTCTGATCTGATGTTCTTGAACTCAGAGATGCTTCAGGACATGTCAAGCAACAGATTCTCTTCTTTGGACTGGAAGAACAATGAGCAATTCACGACAGCAAAAGCCATTGAAGACAAGCAAATAATGAAGATCAAGGAACAGATGGAGATGAAAAGATTGTTTGAAAACAAGGTTAGAACAATTGATTATTACACTGCAGATTCATTCCCAGGTCATCCTTCTACATCAGATTCAAATGCAATTTCAAGTCACAGTATTATGAATTCAGCTGAGAGAAGATCAGTATCTGAAATCACAGCTCTTTCAAGATTTAGAAATCTGAGTATTAGGAATACAATCAGAGAGTCTTTTTCAGGTGAAAACAATAGATACGAGGAAAGACAACGTCGGCTTTGGTTGCCAATTGCAAGAAGAACAGTTCAATGGTTTGCAAATAGAGAGAGAAGATCTCAACCGACCAAGAACACGACACAGACATTGGATGTATAA
- the LOC110602946 gene encoding protein phosphatase 2C and cyclic nucleotide-binding/kinase domain-containing protein isoform X2 yields MGCVYSRACIGEVCVPRDPRIKHQQQQSQTLQAPQNARGTGLPAFSPASTSPETETRDQVNQLSVTRDPELGITRLSRVSSQFLPPDGSRTVKVPSGNYELRYSYLSQRGYYPDALDKANQDSFCIHTPFGSSPDDHFFGVFDGHGEFGAQCSQFVKRKLCENLLRSTKFHVDAVEACHSAFLTTNSQLHADSVDDSMSGTTAITVLVRGRSIYVANSGDSRAVIAERRGKEIAAIDLSIDQTPFRADELERVKLCGARVLTLDQIEGLKNPDVQCWGTEEGDDDGDPPRLWVPNGMYPGTAFTRSIGDSIAETIGVVSNPEIVVFELTPHHPFFVLASDGVFEFLSSQAVVEMVEKYKDPRDACAAIVAESYRLWLQYETRTDDITVIVVHVDGLTDSVVSQSTGPDSVLRAPIPQVVEVAGSESPATFSWNSRNHRVRHDISRARLRAIESSLENGKIWVPPSPAHRKTWEEEAHIERALHDHFLFRKLTDSQCHVLLDCMQRVEVQPGEVVVKQGGEGDCFYVVGSGEFEVFATQEEKNGEVPKVLQRYTAEKLSSFGELALMYNKPLQASVRAVTSGTLWALKREDFRGILMSEFSNLSSLKLLRTVDLLSRLTILQLSHIADSLSEVSFSDGQTVVDGNEVSSALYIIQRGQVRLTFDAHILGSPNVGSLKSDNQKEDNNPISGKMLSLVKTEGSYFGEWALLGEHIGSLSAIAVGDCTCSILTKEKFDSVVGPLTKLSQDVEKSFILWIKRIHIPDIIDWYHLGQGAHRQIFPRNPWKVLIFQLLSKFASLIWNGGLVCIALTAVRLDLYF; encoded by the exons ATGGGTTGCGTCTACTCTAGAGCATGTATAGGCGAGGTCTGTGTACCCAGAGACCCCAGAATCAAGCACCAACAACAACAGTCCCAGACGCTGCAGGCTCCTCAAAATGCCAGAGGGACCGGTTTGCCTGCCTTCTCTCCGGCATCGACTTCGCCGGAAACAGAAACCCGTGACCAAGTTAACCAGTTGAGCGTGACTCGAGACCCTGAACTTGGCATCACTAGACTTTCTAGGGTTTCCTCTCAGTTCCTCCCTCCAGATGGATCTAGGACAGTCAAGGTTCCATCGGGTAACTACGAGTTGAGATACTCCTACCTGTCGCAGCGAGGTTATTACCCCGATGCACTGGATAAGGCTAACCAGGACAGTTTCTGTATTCACACACCTTTTGGGTCGAGTCCAGATGATCATTTCTTTGGGGTCTTTGATGGGCATGGAGAATTTGGGGCTCAGTGTTCCCAATTCGTGAAGCGGAAGTTGTGCGAGAATCTGCTGAGGAGCACCAAGTTTCACGTAGACGCCGTGGAGGCTTGCCATTCGGCGTTTTTGACTACCAATTCGCAGTTGCACGCCGATAGTGTGGATGATAGCATGAGCGGGACTACGGCGATCACGGTGTTGGTCAGGGGAAGGAGTATTTACGTAGCCAATTCGGGAGATTCTAGAGCGGTTATAGCCGAGCGGAGAGGGAAGGAGATTGCTGCTATTGATTTGTCCATTGATCAAACTCCTTTTAGAGCTGATGAGCTTGAGAGGGTAAAGCTTTGTGGGGCTAGGGTGCTTACTTTGGATCAGATTGAGGGTTTAAAGAATCCAGACGTGCAGTGTTGGGGAACTGAGGAGGGTGATGATGATGGCGATCCTCCGAGATTGTGGGTCCCAAATGGGATGTACCCCGGAACTGCGTTTACGAGGAGTATTGGAGATTCCATTGCTGAGACAATTGGAGTTGTGTCTAATCCTGAAATCGTTGTTTTTGAGCTTACCCCTCATCATCCTTTCTTTGTGCTTGCTAGTGATGGTGTTTTTGAGTTCCTCTCAAGCCAAGCTGTGGTTGAGATG gttgaaaaatataaagatcCACGAGATGCTTGTGCTGCAATTGTAGCTGAATCTTATAGACTTTGGCTACAGTATGAAACTCGTACTGATGACATCACTGTGATAGTTGTGCATGTTGATGGACTAACTGAT agCGTGGTCAGTCAATCAACAGGTCCAGATTCTGTCTTACGGGCCCCTATTCCTCAAGTTGTAGAGGTGGCAGGGTCAGAATCTCCTGCAACCTTTAGCTGGAACTCTAGGAACCATCGTGTAAGGCATGATATATCTCGGGCACGGCTTCGTGCCATTGAGAGCTCACTTGAGAATGGGAAGATTTGGGTTCCTCCCTCTCCAGCCCATAGGAAAACCTGGGAAGAAGAA GCACACATTGAGAGGGCATTGCATGACCACTTCCTTTTCAGAAAGCTTACTGATTCTCAGTGCCATGTTCTGTTGGATTGCATGCAAAGAGTTGAAGTCCAGCCGGGAGAAGTTGTAGTTAAACAG GGTGGTGAAGGTGATTGCTTTTATGTTGTTGGCAGTGGAGAATTTGAGGTTTTTGCTACGCAG GAAGAGAAAAATGGAGAGGTGCCAAAGGTTTTGCAGCGATATACAGCAGAGAAGTTATCATCCTTTGGAGAGCTGGCACTTAT GTACAATAAGCCACTCCAGGCTTCTGTCCGTGCCGTGACAAGTGGAACATTATGGGCTTTAAAGAGAGAAGATTTTCGTGGAATTCTGATGTCAGAATTTTCTAATTTGTCATCCCTGAAGTTGCTACGAACTGTGGATCTTCTTTCCAGATTGACAATCTTGCAGCTCAGTCACATTGCAGATTCTCTTTCTGAAGTTTCCTTCTCAGATGGACAGACAGTAGTTGATGGG AATGAGGTGTCTTCTGCATTGTACATCATCCAGAGGGGACAAGTAAGACTCACTTTTGATGCACACATATTAGGTAGTCCAAATGTTGGAAGTTTGAAGTCTGACAATCAAAAAGAGGATAATAATCCAATTAGTGGCAAAATGCTGTCATTGGTTAAGACAGAGGGAAGCTATTTTGGTGAGTGGGCACTTCTGGGTGAACATATTGGTTCACTAAGTGCAATTGCTGTGGGTGATTGCACGTGTTCCATCTTGACGAAGGAAAAATTTGATTCAGTTGTTGGCCCTTTGACAAAGCTTTCACAGGATGTTGAAAA atcATTTATTCTTTGGATCAAACGTATTCATATCCCAGATATCATTGATTGGTATCATTTAGGTCAAGGGGCTCATCGTCAGATTTTTCCAAGGAATCCATGGAAAGTACTGATATTCCAGCTCCTCTCAAAGTTTGCCTCTTTGATCTG GAATGGAGGACTTGTTTGTATAGCACTGACTGCAGTGAGATTGGACTTGTACTTTTGA